In the genome of Bremerella sp. P1, the window CAATCATCGATCGGCCTGCACCGTCGTACAGATCAAGCTGCTCAACCGTTTGCTGGAGGCTATCCAAGCGGATGTCCGCGCCAACGACGCCGTAGAACTGATCGCCAACGACAATCGGCACCACCACACGTGCGACCAGAAGCTGATCGTCACCTTTGTTTGCCCAGTGTGGGCGGGTAATGATTTCCTGACGCCCATCACGAGCAACTTGATAAAAGTCACTCATTCCAGCGTCTTCATGCGAACGCGTCTGCTCGTCGTAGCCGGTGAGGGCCTCGACCAACAGCTTGCCGTCCTCGCCACGGTGCACCAGTGGCAGGAAGCGGCCTGTTTCGTCATGTCCTTCGACCCCTTCGTAGGCAGCGTCCATCTGATCGAAAGCATCAGGTTCCCAGCAGGTAAACAGACCGACGACTTGGGGATTCTCTTTGACAATGATCTTGAGAATACCAGAGGCCGAATCGCGATCGAGATCCAGCTCGACCGCTTCGTCCTTCACCGAAGTAAACGTTTGCGCTAGGCTTCGTACCAGGCTGATGGTTTCGTCGATGTCCCCTTGGACCCGGAAACTTTGTTCCTGTGCGACGCCGCGAACCTGCTCTTGAGCAGTCTTCGCTGCGGTCGATCGAATCTTGATGGCCGAGTATCCGCAGACGATCGTCATCGTCGTCAACAAACAAACGCCTGCCCAGAGCGTGAATTTCGTTTGAATGGTACTGCTACGCATGTGTCTGACCTGTGAGTCGTTATAAAAGTTTCGTTGTGTACGAATGCTGATATGGAAAGCGAGTAAGCCGTGTTAGTTCTCTAAGCGAACGACTTTCCCGTCGCGGAATTGCGTGAGAAACACTTCATCCATGCCTTGATGATCATCGGAACCAAAGGTGACCGTGATGCCACCCAGGTCAATCGCTCCCGAAGCGTCGACCGCATCGACAAACGATTCACGCGTCAACTCACCATCAACGCGTTTGACAACTTCATGAAACAGCTTGCCGGCCAGGTAGCCTTCAAGACTGACGAACCCGATCTCTTCGGATCGCCCAGCGTTCTGCATCGCTTTTTGAAATTCGTTGACGACGGGAATGGAAGTATCCCAAGGGAACGGCACCACCTGCGAGACAAGGCAGCCCTCGCTGGCGTCGCCCAGGTTGGCCAGTAGGGCTTCCGTTCCGACGAACGAGATGTTGCAAAAGAGTGTCTTGTCGAAGTCGGCATGCTTCTTGGCCTGCTTGATGAACATGGCACACGGCATGTTGGCTCCGACCATCACGACCGCATCGGGCCGCTGCTTGGCGATATCGTTCAAGCCGGTCGCAATGGCAACCGTGTTTCGTTCGTAGGTACCTGTACCCACCAGCTCCATACCGCGACGCTCGAGCGCCTGCACGATACCTGCCAGGCCGGCCTGGCCATATCCATCGTTCTGATAGAAGCAAGCGATCCGCTTGAGCGCTTGCTTATCGACCAGGTACTCGGCCAGCAGTTCCATCTCTTGGAAGTAGCTGCCGCGGAGATTGATCACGTATCGTCGATAAGGGCTTCGCAGAAACTCGGCCCCGGTGAAGGGGGCGACAAACGGTACCTGGTGCTCTTCACAAACCGGCACGGTGACTTTGGCTGTTGGCGTTCCCACGCCGCCGATCATCAGGAAGATATCCTTCTTCTCGATGAGCATCCGCGTGGCCATCTCGCTTTTCTTTGGCTCGTAACCATCGTTGATGGTCGTCAGCTTGATGTGCTTGCCGTCGATGCCACCCTGTTGATTGAGCTGCTGAAAGTAGACCTCCAGCCCGCTTCGCATGCCGCGACCGAGCGCCTTCGCCGGCCCCTTAGTGGCACAGGCCTGCCCCAGGTGGATTTCGGAAGGGCTGATCCCGTCGGTCGCGTTTACCGCGTTACCAACGGTCAATACCAAGACCAGCCCGATGACCAATGGCCGCAATCCCATTACTTCTGCCCCTTAATGAAATGCCTGGGCTCTGGCCGAGCCCCATGAATTGGATTTGAATTCGGAAAAACATAGATTGAGGAAAGTGCACCATGTAGGGCGTCTATTCAAACATTCCTCGCGGATCCCCCCATCCCAACGGGGTCGCATTCCAAAGATTCCGCCTGAATCGATAAGAAGGTTTAGATCTCTGGACAATCTCAGAAGAAATAGGGGCAGGCTCGCTGATTTGACGCGGTAACCCGTAGCAACCACAATAGTTGGCATTCCTTTTGGCTCGCCCGATTCGGGCATTCGCGCACGAGCCGTGGTTGAATCTCGTTAAACCACCTCCCCTTCCCACCGGCTTGTATGGAGATCTCTATGACCCACTGTTTTCGGTACTCTACCGCCCTGTTTCTGGTCGCCATGTCGATCGTCCCTTGGCTCGACCGTCGTGCCCAGGCAGCCGAAAAGGCGGCTGCCAAACAACCGAACATCGTTTTCATGATGTCGGACGATCATGCATTCCAGGCGATCTCGGCCTATCCAGGTGCGATCAACCAGACTCCCAACATCGATCGCATCGCCAAAGAGGGCATGCGTTTCGATCATTGCTACGTAACCAACAGCATCTGCGGCCCAGCTCGGGCGGTGATCCTCACGGGCAAGTACAGTCACCTGAACGGCTTCTACGACAACAAAACTCCTCGCTTCGACGGAAGCCAGCTGACGTTCCCCAAGCTGTTGCAGAAAGCGGGTTACCAGACGGCCATGATCGGCAAGTGGCATCTGGGATCGGAACCGACCGGCTTCGATTACTTCAACGTCCTCAAGGGTCAGGGTCCCTACTACAACCCACAGATGCGGACTTCGGATGGTCCTAAAAAGTACGAGGGGCACACCAGCGAAATCATCACCGACATCGCCATGGAGTGGCTGCAAGAGAAACGCGATCCCAACAAGCCGTTTCTGCTGATGTACCAACACAAAGCCCCTCACCGCAACTGGATGCCGGCTCCGAAGTACTTGAGCAAGTACGACGATGTCACCTTCGAAGAGCCAGCCAACATGTGGGACGACTATAAGAATCGTGCCAGTGGTGCCCGCGACCAGGACATGACCATCTCGAAGACGATGAACAATTACGATCTCAAGATTGCGACGCAGCGTGGCCTGACGCCTGAGCAGCGAGCCGTCTGGGACGCCGCCTACGGTCCGAAGAACAAGGCCTTCGAAGAAGCCAAGCTGGAAGGCAAAGAACTGACGCGTTGGAAGTTCCAGCGTTACATCAAAGACTACCTCCGCTGCATCGACTCGGTCGACGAAGGGGTTGGCCAGGTATTGGACTACTTGGATGAAACGGGCCTGACCGAAAACACGCTGGTCATTTACAGCTCGGACCAAGGTTTCTACTTGGGCGAACACGGTTGGTTTGACAAGCGTTGGATGTACGAAGAATCGTTCCGCACGCCGCTGTTGGTTCGTTGGCCTGGCCACGTTAAGCCTGGCACCGTCAGCGACGCGCTCGTGATGAATCTCGACTTCCCCGAAACGATGCTCGCCGCCGCTGGCGTCGATATCCCCGCCGGCATGCAAGGCCTCAGCCTGTTGCCGATCTTTCAAGACGACGGCAAGACGCCTAAGGATTGGCCGCGCAAGGAACTGTACTACCACTATTACGAGTTCCCTGGTGCTCATAGCGTGCCACGGCACTACGGTGTGTTCGACGGCCGCTACAAGTTGATTTACTACTATCAACTGGACGAATGGGAGCTGTTCGATCTTCAGGAAGATCCAAGCGAAATGAATAGCGTCTATGGCAAGGCCGACTACGCCGACGTGCAGTCCAAGATGCACGAGAAGCTGAAAGAGCAGCGAGCCAAGTACCAAGACGACACGCCGCGTAAGGGCGAAAAGTACTAGACGCGAGCTTGATTAACATTTAAGTAAGTGGCTACTTCCCAATGGGACGTAGCCACTTTTTTTTGCTTTCGACGAGAGAGACATGGGCAATTCGATCGAGCGATCATGGACTTCGTTTGTGGATGCCGTGGGGCAACACGTTCCCAACATCCAGGAACGCGTTCTGCCGAGGCACTCCTTTGCGCTGACTCGCGAGTGGCAAAAGGAGTTCGAGTTCTTTCCAACACAGCTGGCCGAGTTCTACCAACTGACAGACGGCCTTCGACTTTCCGGGTATCTACCCGATGTCTATTCCGAGACCAAGGAACTCACCTTCTCGATCATCCCGGCCGAAGAGATGGCCGGCTTTTACATGGACCGAATGGAACAATCGCAAATGCTCGATGAGCCGGGCATTCTTGTTCTGACGCCCCTGTGGTTTCGAGTGCTTCGCGGCGCGATGTGGGATACCGACGTCTGGCAGGATTCCTGGTTTCCGTTTGCCTGGGATGGTGGCGGCGACCTTCACTTCATCAGCGCCCTCTGGCCACATAACGTCTTTCAGTACAATCACGAGCTCCGCGGAGTGAAGCGAATTGCTCGCACGCTTCCGGGATACTTCCGCTTCGCCGAAAAGATCATTCGCCGTGGAGATGAAATACCGTTAGACCTCGAAACGCAGTGATGCGATTTGACGTGCGCGCATAAAAAAACCTGGCTGGGTTTCCCCAACCAGGCTTTTTGTATTCACGCTGTCTTCGCTTGGCTTAGCGAGCCGAAGCCAGGCGACGGCGAGCTGGAACGAAGGTCATGGTGTCAGCCGGAACTGGAGCCGGTGGCATCATGTCAGCTTCGGTCGGAGCAGCTTCAGCTGGAGCGGAGTAGGTAGCACCACAACCGCAAGCCGAACCGCACGAATCGCAACCGCTGTCGCAACCGCAACCGGTGTCGCAACCGCAACCGCAGCTGCTCTTGCAGCAGCTAACGCAGAACAAGCGAGCGATGGCGTCCTTCAGCGGGGTGCAGCTCTTCTTGCAGCCACACTTGCCAGCGAACAGGCTGCAGCTCTTCTTGCAGCACGAACCGCAAGCTGGAGCGCCACAGGTTGGTTCGCAACCGCAAGCTTCAGGAGCAGCACAGCTTGGTTCGCAACCGCAACCGCTGTCGCAACCACAAGCTTCTGGAGCGGCACACGATGGTTCGCAACCGCAACCGCTGTCGCAACCGCAAGCTTCAGGTGCACAGCACGAAGCTTCTGGAGCGCCACAACCACAGCTCGAACCACAGCTCTTCTTGCAGCAAGACTTCTTGCAGCAGAACAGGTTGTTCAGAGCGTCCTTCAGCGGAGTGCAGCACTTCTTCTTGCAGCAGCTGGTAGCACAGCCACAAGCGGAAGGAGCGGCACAGGTAGCTTCAGGTGCACAGCACGAAGCTTCAGGGGCACAACCGCAAGCTTCAGGAGCAGCACAGGATGGTTCGCATCCGCAAGCTTCTGGAGCACAGCAGGTTGGTTCCGGAGCACAGCAAGTAGCTGCAACCGGAGCACAGCAGGTCGGCTTTGGCATGCAGCAGCGCGGCTTAGGCGAGCAGCATTTCGGTGTTTGACAGCAGGACGTATCGCAACCGCAGCCGGTTCCCAGCATTTGGTTCAGAAGTCCCGCGGCATTCGCCTGGCTACACACAAACGCGAGCACCAGCGTTGCCAAAAGAGTGTTCCATTTCATCGAGTCATTTCTCCTTCTGAGTGGTGACTTCCAGATTCCAATATTCTTTTTCGCCAGGCCGGCGCTCTCGTGAACAATCACGGTATGCGACTACCACGCCGCGATTGCTCGCACCTCTGGGGCTGTCCATATGGCGGGTTGGACAACAAAGCCTCGGAAGTTTGAGCGTGTAGTCGAACCTGTTGAACAAAGCTTCTCGGTTTCTTTCGTCTCCACAGTCCTCTGTCTAAGTTCCGTCGAGCCAATCCTTGACCCGAATGTTCCCCATCGAAACTTGACAGCCCCTCGTGATCCGCCAGAGGGAATTCCGTTTTGTAGACACCTCGTGCAGGTATGTCTGGAAATCGGTATCGGCGGATTGACTAGGCAGGCTTGATCGCTCAGAACCAATTTCAGCTACTTGGTTTACATCTTCGATTGCACGAAGTTTTCCCGCCACGAAAGACAGGCAAACCTTAACGATTATTCACGCGAGCCAGTCGTTACAGCTTGCCGCGCAAGCCCGAAAGGTCGCCGCTAATCGCTACAGCTTAACGCGGTGCTATCGGTGGCCCCTCATCCACGTGGGAGGTAGAATATGCGGTATAACGCATCTAAATTCTTACTTTCAGTCAGCACCTACCGGAGGCAACATGTCCTCAACCCCGTCAACCAAGGGATATGAAGTCGTCGATTTCGCCAACATCCCTGGTGTCCCTTGTCCATGTGGAACCGCCAAGCGCGGTCTGGCCGATGTTGAAGACTACCCAGGCACGATTCACGTCACCGAGATCTCGACCGATGCCAAAGTTCACTACCACAAAACGCTGACCGAGACCTACTTCTTCCTGGAATGTGGCGAAGACGCCCAGATGCAGCTCGATGGCGAAATCATTCCTGTTCATCCCGGAATGTGCATCATGATTCGCCCTGGTACCCGGCATCGAGCCCTGGGGAAGATGAAGATTGTGAACATCGTCTATCCCAAGTTCGACCCCGCAGACGAATGGTTCGATTGATCGCTGCTCGTGGCCGCTAGTTGTTGGCTGAAAAGGATTTAGCCACAGAGCCCGCAGAGCACACCGAGAAAGGATGCTGACCTTATCTCAAGGGAACCACTGCTGGACGAACTCGCAGTGGCATGCGTTTCAGGTTCTTTTGTCACATATTCGCCCTATTTCTGGCTCGCTTCCCTCCGTGGTCCCTGTGTCCTCTGTGGCTTGTTTCCCCCCCAAAAATCCCGCTAGCAGCCGCACGTTTTTCCTCCCTCACCTGGCCTATGCGACCAGGAGATTCCTTGCATACACGTTTAAACAGGTATAAGCTTGAAGCTGCGTCACGACCTTCCCCCCAACGATTTAGAGATCCCTATGTTCCGGCCCTATGCACTTCGGCTCCATCCAACGGTGGCCTCGGCAACGTTGGTTTTCATGCTTTCGCTGACCCTCCTTGCTATTGGCTGCACGCCACCTCCCACCGGGCGACCGTCCACCAACAACACAACGCTCAATCCAAATCCCAACACAACGGTTCCTAGTTCAGCCGTGACTTCCCCGGCAAAGCTGCCTGGTCCCGATGAAGTCCCCGCAGAAGAAACGAAAGAAGCCGTTGCCGAGTCGAACGTAACTCCGGCCGAAACCAGTGAAAACCTGACTCCGGTTGTCACGCCTGACGAAAAGCCTGGCAAGACACTGGTCGACACCGTCGAGACCACACCTGCCAAGCCAAGCGAAGAGCTGACACCTCCTACCGTGACCGAAACGCCTGCCGATGCAGCGATGAAGGAAGAAGCGGCGAAAGAGGAAGTCAAAGCTGAAGCAGCTGCCGAAGAAGAAAAGCCTGCTCCTAAGGAAATGACCAAAGAGGAAGCTCCTGCCAAGGAAGCTCCCGCGGAAGAGGCGAAGGAAGAACCCGTCGCTGAAGTTGCTTCCGCCAAGAAGACCACCACCGCCGCTTCGGCCAGCGAAAGCCAAGCCGACCCGCAAGACTGGCTCTACTGGCGTGGCCCTGAGTTCAACGGCATCAGCCGCGCAACCGGCCTGCCGGAAAGCTGGGACCCAGAAGGCGGCGAAGGCAGTAACGTCTTGTGGAAGCGAGACGATCTCGGAACCCGCAGCACGCCTGTGGTCATGAACGGCAAGCTCTTCATGCTCGCCTCCGCCGAACAAGGCACCTCTCGTGAAGGGGAACGCGTGGTCTGTGTCGACGCCAAGACGGGCGACACGATCTGGGAAAACCGCTTCAACGTTTATCTCTCGGACGTCCCAGTCGAACGTGTTGGTTGGTCTGCGGTCACCGCTGATCCTGAAACGAACACGGTCTTCGCGTTGGGTGTTGCCGGCCACTTCCAATGTATCGATGCCGATACGGGCAAGACGGTTTGGCTTCGTAAGATGCATGAAGAGTTCGGCCTGCTGACGACCTACGGTGGTCGAACCAACTTCCCCTTGGTCTACGAAGACCTGGTGATCATCAGCGGGATTGTGATCGGCTGGGGCGACATGGCCAAGCCAGCTCACCGCTTCCTGGGGATGAACAAGGAAACGGGCGAAGTCGTCTGGTTCACCGAAACGACTCCCCTGCCCTACGACACGACCTACAGTGCCCCGAGCATCAAGATCGTCAACGGTATTCCACAGTACGTGATCGGTGCTGGTGACGGTAAGATCTGGAGCATTCAACCTCGCACCGGCCAGCACAACTGGAGCTTCGCATTCGCCGCTCGCGGTTTGTACGGCACCCCGATCATTGAAGGCGATACCGTCTTCATGGCCCAGGGTGAAGAAAACGTCCAACCGAAGGAAGTCGACGGCCAGATCGTCATCGACGTCGACAACACCATGGGTGCCGTCGTCTCGGTCGACGCGACCAAGTCCGGCGACATCTCAGTCACGGGACAAAACTGGAAGGTTGTCGAACTCAACGGTAACCGCAGTGCTCCGCTTTACGTCAACGACAAGTTGTATGTGATCGACGACCGAGCCAAGCTGTTCGTGCTGGATCCGAAGACCGGCGAAGAGCTCTTCAAGAAGACGCCTCTGGGCACCAAGATGTTTGCCTCGCCGCTGTACGCCGACGGCAAGATCTACACCATCACCGAGAATGGCCGCTACTACGTGCTGGGCATTCAAGAGGATGGTAGTGTCGACATCCTGACCAAGGGACGTTTGCCAGAAGGGGACGCACTCGGTTCGCCGATTTGTGCTCACGGACGTATCTACTTCCCCACGACCACCGCCCTGTACTGCGTTGGCAACGAAGCCAAGGAAACCGGCTTCAGTGGCCTGCCAGAGCAGCCAAAAGAAGATCCCGTTTCCGACGACCCAGAACCGGCTCACGCCCAAGTGATTCCAGCCGAAACGCTGATCTATCCTGGGGACGCAGTCGATTATCGCGTCAAGCTGTTCAACTCGCGCGGTCAGTTCGTAAAGGACGCCGAGAAGGTTGAGTTCAGTGTTGAAGGCCCTGCCAAGATCGACGAAGCCGGCAAGCTAACGGCCAATGAAGACGCAGGCCATGCTCCGGCCTACGTCACGGCCAAGGCCGACGGTTTGACAGGCAATGCCCGCTTGCGAATCGTTCCGCCGCTGCCATGGAGCTTCGACTTTGAAGGTATCGCAATTAACGAGATGACCGGCAAAGGCGAACCGCCGATCACTTGGGTTGGTGCCCGCTATCGTCACGTTGTGCGTGAGGTAGATGGCAACAAGGTCATGGTGAAAATCACCACGATTCCTAAGGGAACGCGAAGCCAAGGCTGGATGGGCCACTCGGATCTGCATGACTACACGATCGAAGCCGACGTGATGGGTCACGAGAAAGATGGCCAACTTCCCGATATCGGTGTCACCGCCCAGGGCTATATCTTCATGCTGATGGGCAACGAGTCGAAGGCCCGTGCTTTGACCTGGATTACTCAGCAGCGGATCGCCAAAGACGTGGACTTCACCCTGGAACCAGGCGTCTGGTACCACATGAAGTTCAAAGTGTCGAATCAGGATGACGGCACCGTCAAAGCCCAAGGTAAGGCCTGGAAGAAGGACGAAGCGGAACCGGAAGCGTGGATGGTCGAGATCGTCGACAGTGTCCCCAACACGTCCGGTAGCCCAGGTCTCTTCGGAAATGCGAAAACTGGGGAAATCTTCCTGGACAATATCACGGTGACTCCGAATAGTTAACTGTCGGACTCCCGCCTCAATTCCTCCCTCATATCACTCAATTCACGTACGAGCATAGAACCAATGAAATCGACGTATGCTTATCTAGCTATCGTGGGCTCGGCCTGCGTTGGCATGACGATCGCAGGCCTCTTGCCGGAAGAGCGTGCTATCGCTCAGGACGAAGTGGCCAAGGCCGAAATTACCAAGGATTGGCCGCAATGGGGTGGCGATTCCAAGCGAAACAACACTCCCTCTGCCACGAACATCCCCACCATTTGGGATATCGGTGGCTTCGATCGCCAGACCGGTGAGTGGCAAAAAGACGACGCCGAAAACATCAAGTGGGTTGCCGCTTTGGGTAGCCAGTCGTACGGCAACCCGGTAGTCGCCGACGGCAAGATCTTTGTTGGCACCAATAACGGTAACGGTTACATCGATCGCTATCCGTCCAAGGTCGACCTGGGCTGCCTGGTTTGTTTCGACGAAGCGACCGGCGAATTCCTGTGGCAACACTCCAGTGAAAAGCTGCCTACCGGCCGCGTCCACGACTGGCCGCTGCAAGGTGTCTGCTGTGCTCCTTACATCGAAGGCAAGAAGCTGTGGTTTGTCACCAGCCGCGGTGAAGTCCGCTGCCTCGATACCGAAGGCTTCCGCGACGGCGAAAACAACGGTCCTTACAAGGACGAAGAGTTCACCGGCGACAAAGAAGCCGACGTCATTTGGGTCTTCGACATGATGAAGGACCTGGGCGTTTCGCAGCACAACATGTGCAGCTGCTCGGTAACCTGTCTGGGTGACATTCTGTTCGTGAACACTTCCAACGGTGTCGACGAGTCGCACATCGTGATTCCTTCGACGGGTGCCCCTAGCTTCATCGCCATGGACAAGAACACCGGCGAAGTTTACTGGACCGACAAGTCGCCTGGTAACAACATCCTGCACGGTCAATGGTCGAGCCCAACGGTTGCGGAACTGGGTGGCGTTCCCCAAGTGATCTTCGCTGGCGGCGACGGCTGGGTTTATTCCTTCAAGGCCGACAAGGGAACCGACGGCAAGCCAGAACTGCTCTGGAAGTTCGACGGCAACCCGAAGACCTCGAAGTGGGTTCTCGGCGGTCGCGGTACGCGTAACAACATCATCGCTACCCCGGTTATCTACGATCAAAAGGTCTACGTGGCCGTCGGTCAGGACCCGGAACACGGTGAAGGCGAAGGTCACCTCTGGTGCCTGGATCCCACCAAGCGTGGTGATGTCAGCTCGGAACTGGCCATGAAGATCGAAGGCAGCCAGCGTGTGCCGATCGAACATCGCCGCATTCAAGCCGTGATCGAAGAAGAAGGCGACGTGGCCGTTCCTAATCCGAACAGCGCCGTGATCTGGCACTACTCGACCTTCGATCAAGACGAAGACGGCAAGATCGAATTCGAGGAAACGATGCACCGCAGCATCGGTACCTGCACGATCAAAGACGACATCCTCTACATCGCTGACTTCAGCGGTCTGCTGCACTGCCTGAACGCCCAGACCGGCAAGCCGAACTGGACGTACGATATGTTCGCCGCAGCCTGGGGCTCGGCCTTGATTGTGAACGATCACGTCTACATCGGTGACGAAGACGGCGACGTGGCGGTCTTCAAGCTGTCGGCCGATCCGGATGACGCCGAACCGCTCGAAGAGATCAACATGGGCAACTCGGTCTACTCGACCCCAATCGTTGCCAATGGTGTGTTGTACATCGCCAACAAGACGCACCTCTTCGCAATCACCGAGGGTGGCGAGTAACCTCACCGCCTGACACTGCATCAAAGACGCGGGAGTGACCACTTGGCGCTCCCGCGTTTTTTTATTGTTCGAGCAAGAGACAGAGGAACCCGGAAGATGCCTAAACAAGTTCTCGACGTCGGCAATTGTGGTTACGACCACGGTTCGCTCAAGAACCTGATCGAACGTAACTTCGACGCCAAGGTCCTTCAATCGCACGGTCCGGCCGACACAATCCGAATGATGCGCGAACAAACGTTCGCCCTGGTGGTCATTAATCGTAAGCTCGACCGCGATCATTCCAATGGGATCGATATCTTGATCGACCTCAAAGCGGACGAGCAGTTTCAAGATGTCCCGGTGATGATGCTCTCGAACTTCGAGGACGCCCAAGCCGCCGCAGAGGCCGCTGGTGCCGTGCCTGGCTTTGGCAAGCGGGATCTGGGCAAAGAGTCGACCCTGAAAAAGCTGGAGCCCTTTCTAGGATAGCCATGTCTGAGATCACCTGGAGCGACTTCGAGGCCGTAGAACTGCGTGTCGGTACGATTGTCGAAGTCGAAGATTTCCCCGAAGCTCGCCGACCGGCGTACAAGCTGAAGGTCGACTTCGGCGATCCTCTAGGCATTAAAAAGTCGAGCGCCCAGATTACACAGCTCTACTCGAAAGACGAACTGCTGGGCAAGCAGATCATCGCCGTCACCAACTTCCCCCCGAAACAGATCGGCCCCATCCGCAGCGAGGTCCTGGTGACCGGCTTCTACGGCGAAGATGGAGCCGTCACGTTAGCCGTACCGGATAGACCGACGGCCAATGGGAATCGTTTGGCGTAACACTACTTCATTATCTGCTGCGAGATGCAGTGGAACGCTCCCAGGCCCCATACCAGATCGATGGCCTCAATGGGCACGACCTTGCGATCGGGGAAACATCCTTGCAGCGTATCGCAGGCCTTCTCATCCGCATCGTCGCCAAACTGCGGAACGATGACGATCTCGTTAGCGATGTAGAAGTTGCAGTAGCTGGCCGGCAGGCGTTGGTCGTCCTGGTACTTGGCCTTGGGCATGGGCAGCGGAATCACTTCCAGGGGCTGCTCGTTCAGGTCGGTCATGGCCTGCAGGTCGGTAAAGTTCTGCTGCAACGCCTCGTAGTTCTCGTCGCTTGAATCTTCTTCGTAGGCGGCGACCACCGTACCCAAGCCGACGAAACGAGCCAGCTCGTCGATGTGACCATCCGTATCGTCGCCAGCGATCCCATGGTGGAGCCACAGAATCTTTTCGGCGCACAGGTAATCGCACAGAAACTTCTCGGTCTCTGCCTGCGAGAGGTGAGGATTTCGATTCGGGTTCAACAGGCACTCAGTCGTGCTGAGCACTAGCCCTCCGCCGTTGCCGTCGACGGCTCCCCCTTCCATGACGATGCCTGGCTGAAAACGGCCGAAGCCGAGCTTCTCGGAAAGTCGCTCCGGCACGGCCTGGTCGTCATCCCACGGCGGATACTTGCCACCCCAGGCATTGTAGTTCCAGTCGACCGCCATCCAGGGTTTGCCTTTGGGTGCCTGCAGGAAGCTCGGCCCATGGTCGCGTGCCCAGGCATCGTTGGTGGGGATCGCATGAATGAAGACGTTGGGCAGATGCCCCACCAGGTCTTCGGCCTGGGTCAGCACCTCGCCGGCGGCTGCCAGAATGTGAACGTCCTCGACTTCGCACAGGGCCGTCACCAGCTTCTTGTACACGCCGGGGACTGGCTCGAACTTCCCAGGCCACGAATCGCGATTATGCGGCCACGAAAGGAGCGTTCCGACGTG includes:
- a CDS encoding ABC transporter substrate-binding protein, whose protein sequence is MGLRPLVIGLVLVLTVGNAVNATDGISPSEIHLGQACATKGPAKALGRGMRSGLEVYFQQLNQQGGIDGKHIKLTTINDGYEPKKSEMATRMLIEKKDIFLMIGGVGTPTAKVTVPVCEEHQVPFVAPFTGAEFLRSPYRRYVINLRGSYFQEMELLAEYLVDKQALKRIACFYQNDGYGQAGLAGIVQALERRGMELVGTGTYERNTVAIATGLNDIAKQRPDAVVMVGANMPCAMFIKQAKKHADFDKTLFCNISFVGTEALLANLGDASEGCLVSQVVPFPWDTSIPVVNEFQKAMQNAGRSEEIGFVSLEGYLAGKLFHEVVKRVDGELTRESFVDAVDASGAIDLGGITVTFGSDDHQGMDEVFLTQFRDGKVVRLEN
- a CDS encoding cupin domain-containing protein, whose amino-acid sequence is MSSTPSTKGYEVVDFANIPGVPCPCGTAKRGLADVEDYPGTIHVTEISTDAKVHYHKTLTETYFFLECGEDAQMQLDGEIIPVHPGMCIMIRPGTRHRALGKMKIVNIVYPKFDPADEWFD
- a CDS encoding outer membrane protein assembly factor BamB family protein → MLSLTLLAIGCTPPPTGRPSTNNTTLNPNPNTTVPSSAVTSPAKLPGPDEVPAEETKEAVAESNVTPAETSENLTPVVTPDEKPGKTLVDTVETTPAKPSEELTPPTVTETPADAAMKEEAAKEEVKAEAAAEEEKPAPKEMTKEEAPAKEAPAEEAKEEPVAEVASAKKTTTAASASESQADPQDWLYWRGPEFNGISRATGLPESWDPEGGEGSNVLWKRDDLGTRSTPVVMNGKLFMLASAEQGTSREGERVVCVDAKTGDTIWENRFNVYLSDVPVERVGWSAVTADPETNTVFALGVAGHFQCIDADTGKTVWLRKMHEEFGLLTTYGGRTNFPLVYEDLVIISGIVIGWGDMAKPAHRFLGMNKETGEVVWFTETTPLPYDTTYSAPSIKIVNGIPQYVIGAGDGKIWSIQPRTGQHNWSFAFAARGLYGTPIIEGDTVFMAQGEENVQPKEVDGQIVIDVDNTMGAVVSVDATKSGDISVTGQNWKVVELNGNRSAPLYVNDKLYVIDDRAKLFVLDPKTGEELFKKTPLGTKMFASPLYADGKIYTITENGRYYVLGIQEDGSVDILTKGRLPEGDALGSPICAHGRIYFPTTTALYCVGNEAKETGFSGLPEQPKEDPVSDDPEPAHAQVIPAETLIYPGDAVDYRVKLFNSRGQFVKDAEKVEFSVEGPAKIDEAGKLTANEDAGHAPAYVTAKADGLTGNARLRIVPPLPWSFDFEGIAINEMTGKGEPPITWVGARYRHVVREVDGNKVMVKITTIPKGTRSQGWMGHSDLHDYTIEADVMGHEKDGQLPDIGVTAQGYIFMLMGNESKARALTWITQQRIAKDVDFTLEPGVWYHMKFKVSNQDDGTVKAQGKAWKKDEAEPEAWMVEIVDSVPNTSGSPGLFGNAKTGEIFLDNITVTPNS
- a CDS encoding outer membrane protein assembly factor BamB family protein, which produces MKSTYAYLAIVGSACVGMTIAGLLPEERAIAQDEVAKAEITKDWPQWGGDSKRNNTPSATNIPTIWDIGGFDRQTGEWQKDDAENIKWVAALGSQSYGNPVVADGKIFVGTNNGNGYIDRYPSKVDLGCLVCFDEATGEFLWQHSSEKLPTGRVHDWPLQGVCCAPYIEGKKLWFVTSRGEVRCLDTEGFRDGENNGPYKDEEFTGDKEADVIWVFDMMKDLGVSQHNMCSCSVTCLGDILFVNTSNGVDESHIVIPSTGAPSFIAMDKNTGEVYWTDKSPGNNILHGQWSSPTVAELGGVPQVIFAGGDGWVYSFKADKGTDGKPELLWKFDGNPKTSKWVLGGRGTRNNIIATPVIYDQKVYVAVGQDPEHGEGEGHLWCLDPTKRGDVSSELAMKIEGSQRVPIEHRRIQAVIEEEGDVAVPNPNSAVIWHYSTFDQDEDGKIEFEETMHRSIGTCTIKDDILYIADFSGLLHCLNAQTGKPNWTYDMFAAAWGSALIVNDHVYIGDEDGDVAVFKLSADPDDAEPLEEINMGNSVYSTPIVANGVLYIANKTHLFAITEGGE
- a CDS encoding sulfatase family protein encodes the protein MTHCFRYSTALFLVAMSIVPWLDRRAQAAEKAAAKQPNIVFMMSDDHAFQAISAYPGAINQTPNIDRIAKEGMRFDHCYVTNSICGPARAVILTGKYSHLNGFYDNKTPRFDGSQLTFPKLLQKAGYQTAMIGKWHLGSEPTGFDYFNVLKGQGPYYNPQMRTSDGPKKYEGHTSEIITDIAMEWLQEKRDPNKPFLLMYQHKAPHRNWMPAPKYLSKYDDVTFEEPANMWDDYKNRASGARDQDMTISKTMNNYDLKIATQRGLTPEQRAVWDAAYGPKNKAFEEAKLEGKELTRWKFQRYIKDYLRCIDSVDEGVGQVLDYLDETGLTENTLVIYSSDQGFYLGEHGWFDKRWMYEESFRTPLLVRWPGHVKPGTVSDALVMNLDFPETMLAAAGVDIPAGMQGLSLLPIFQDDGKTPKDWPRKELYYHYYEFPGAHSVPRHYGVFDGRYKLIYYYQLDEWELFDLQEDPSEMNSVYGKADYADVQSKMHEKLKEQRAKYQDDTPRKGEKY